The region CAAACCCCATTCAGCGCTAATCGCTGGAAGGGTATCAAACTGACACGTGACTTGGTTGATGCAAAAACAGGAACGGTTGTTGCTGAAGCAGGCACAAAATTAACACCGAGATTGGTAAAAAAGTTTGCAACAGATGGTTTGTCAGAAGTCCAAGTTGAATTAGAAGACTTGATTGGTCGTTATATCGCCAAAGAATACATTAATGAAGAGACTGGTGAAATTTATATTGAAGCTGGGGAAGAAATCACAGCTGATACTTTGAAAATTCTAGATGAATTGAAAGAAAAGGAAATCCCTGTCCTTCATATTGATCATGTGAACGTTGGACCATATCTTCTTAATACTCTTATGGCAGATCGTAGTAACAATCGGGAAGATGCTCTTCTTGAGTTGTACCGTGTTATGCGTCCTGGTGAACCACCTACCTTAGAAGGCGCCGAGAGCCTCTTTAAAGGCTTGTTCTTTGATCCAGAACGATATGATTTGTCGGCTGTTGGTCGTGTAAAAATGAATGGTAGATTAGGGTTAACAACGCCTGATACTTTAAGGGTCCTTCGCAAAGAAGATATCCTTGTAATCTTGAAGACGTTATTAGAGCTTAAGGATGGCCGTGGGGAAATCGATGATATTGATAACCTCGGAAATCGTCGTGTTCGTTCTGTTGGAGAGTTGTTGGAGAATCAGTATCGCCTTGGTTTGTCACGCATGGAACGGGCTATTCGCGATCGTATGAGCACTGTTGATATTGACACGGTGATGCCGCATGATCTCATAAACGCAAAGCCAGCTGCTGCTGTTGTGCGCGAATTCTTTGGTTCATCTCAATTATCTCAATTTATGGATCAGACAAATCCTTTGTCAGAAATCACCCATAAGCGTCGCTTGTCGGCATTGGGACCTGGTGGTTTGTCAAGGGAACGTGCCGGATTTGAAGTACGGGACGTGCATCCAACCCACTATGGTCGTATTTGCCCCATTGAAACCCCAGAAGGACCAAATATTGGTCTTATTAACTCTTTGGCTACTTATGCTCGTGTCAATCAATATGGATTTATTGAAAGTCCTTATAGAAAAGTGTCCAATGGTAAGGTTTCAAATGAAGTTGTTTATCTAACGGCTATGGAAGAGGGACGCTATACAATCGCCCAGGCTAATATTGAATTGGGTTCAGATGGTTCGATAAAAGATGAGTATGTAACTTGTCGTCGTTCTGGCGAGTTAAGTATTGTTCATAAAGATGAAGTTGGCCTCATTGACGTTTCACCAAAACAGTTGGTTTCGGTTGCGGCATCTTTGATTCCATTTTTGGAAAATGATGACGCGAACAGAGCACTTATGGGATCAAACATGCAACGTCAGGCGGTTCCATTGATTCGGGCCGAAGCACCATTGGTTGGTACTGGCATGGAGCATGTTGTTGCTCGAGATTCCGGGTCTAGTGTCATAACAAAGCGTTCTGGTGTTGTCGACTCTGTTGATGGTTTGCGAATCGTCATAAGAGTTACAGAAAAAGACGATATTAAGGATTCAGCGGCAGGTGTGGATATCTATAACTTGCAAAAATATCAACGTTCAAATATGAGCACCTGTATAAATCAACGACCTCTTGTTAAAAAGGGAGATATTGTCAAGAAGGGTGATATTATCGCGGATGGTCCGGCAACGGAGCTTGGAGAATTGGCTTTAGGACAAAATGTTTTGGTTGGTTTTATGTCTTGGCAAGGCTACAACTTTGAAGATTCAATATTGTTGTCTCAAAGAATTGCACAAGATGACATCTTTACCTCAATACATATTGAAGAATTTGAGGCTATGAGCCGAGATACAAAGCTTGGCAATGAAGAAATTACGCGAGATATTCCGAATGTAGGGGAAGAAGGCCTGAAGAATCTTGACGAAGCAGGCATTGTGTATATCGGAGCAGAAGTCAATCCAGGTGACATTTTAGTCGGCAAGGTAACGCCTAAAGGCGAAGTACCTATGACTCCAGAGGAAAAACTATTGCGCGCAATATTTGGTGAGAAAGCTTCGGATGTACGTGATACATCTTTGCGTGTACCACCTGGTGTTACCGGAACAGTTGTTGAGGTGCGCGTATTCTCACGTCGTGGTATAGACAAGGACGAAAGAGCACTTGCTATTGAACGGGCCGATATTGATCGATTGGCAAAAGATCGTGATGCTGAACGTCTCATTTTGGAAAGAAGTTTTTACCAAAATCTGAAAGAGAGATTGGTTGGGCAGAAAGTCGTTAGTGGTCCAAAGGGATTGAAAGTGGGCGTAACGATTGATGAGGCTCTCTTAAATGATTATACAAAAGGCCAATGGCGACAAATAACGATTAAAAATGATGAAATTATGGCTGAAATTGAGGCCATTAATCAGCAGATCGATCAAAACGTAACCCGTCTTCAAGACTGGTTTG is a window of Alphaproteobacteria bacterium DNA encoding:
- the rpoB gene encoding DNA-directed RNA polymerase subunit beta, producing the protein MVRSFTGRKRFRKNFGRIVEVAPMPNLIALQKSSYESFLQMNVPQNKRENHGLHEVFRSTFPIKDFAAKSQLEYFKYELERPKYDEDECRQRGLTFAAPLKVTLRLIVWETDEDTGARSIRDIKEQDVYMGDMPLMTDSGTFIVNGIERVIVSQMHRSPGVFFDHDKGKAHSSGKYLFAARVVPYRGSWLDFEFDPKDLMHVRVDRRRKVPVTVFLMALDSAETEKYRAEYAEKEEVLPSNLISGMSKEEILNYFYEIIPFKRNKKIWQTPFSANRWKGIKLTRDLVDAKTGTVVAEAGTKLTPRLVKKFATDGLSEVQVELEDLIGRYIAKEYINEETGEIYIEAGEEITADTLKILDELKEKEIPVLHIDHVNVGPYLLNTLMADRSNNREDALLELYRVMRPGEPPTLEGAESLFKGLFFDPERYDLSAVGRVKMNGRLGLTTPDTLRVLRKEDILVILKTLLELKDGRGEIDDIDNLGNRRVRSVGELLENQYRLGLSRMERAIRDRMSTVDIDTVMPHDLINAKPAAAVVREFFGSSQLSQFMDQTNPLSEITHKRRLSALGPGGLSRERAGFEVRDVHPTHYGRICPIETPEGPNIGLINSLATYARVNQYGFIESPYRKVSNGKVSNEVVYLTAMEEGRYTIAQANIELGSDGSIKDEYVTCRRSGELSIVHKDEVGLIDVSPKQLVSVAASLIPFLENDDANRALMGSNMQRQAVPLIRAEAPLVGTGMEHVVARDSGSSVITKRSGVVDSVDGLRIVIRVTEKDDIKDSAAGVDIYNLQKYQRSNMSTCINQRPLVKKGDIVKKGDIIADGPATELGELALGQNVLVGFMSWQGYNFEDSILLSQRIAQDDIFTSIHIEEFEAMSRDTKLGNEEITRDIPNVGEEGLKNLDEAGIVYIGAEVNPGDILVGKVTPKGEVPMTPEEKLLRAIFGEKASDVRDTSLRVPPGVTGTVVEVRVFSRRGIDKDERALAIERADIDRLAKDRDAERLILERSFYQNLKERLVGQKVVSGPKGLKVGVTIDEALLNDYTKGQWRQITIKNDEIMAEIEAINQQIDQNVTRLQDWFENKVDKLRRGDELSPGVLKMVKVFIAVKRKIQPGDKMAGRHGNKGVVSRILPLEDMPYLEDGTQLDIILNPLGLPSRMNVGQILETHIGGAAAGLGRQINLMLEKYRKTEATISEVRSTLNNIYDRPEDKSDLKLMSDEEILDMAHNLRKGVPIATPVFDGARASDIEDALKAADLDTSGQVPLYDGRTGELFDRKVTVGYIYMLKLHHLVDDKIHARSIGPYSLVTQQPLGGKAQFGGQRFGEMEVWALEAYGAAFTLQEMLTVKSDDVSGRTKAYEAIVRGDDNMEAGVPESFNVLVKELRSLGLNVSFEQQI